One Candidatus Cardinium hertigii DNA window includes the following coding sequences:
- the dprA gene encoding DNA-processing protein DprA: MVSTLEEKHYRLALSLVSGIGSSRLKKLVDHFGTAQAVWKAAYHSHSVISPNIARQIAMEANNKLSQAKEICQLHEAENIQLLIPGTLLFPKRLLELPDCPALLYYQGNTLLNNKRIISIVGTRQLSLYGQRMIVKFLEQLHPYQPLVVSGLAYGTDIKVHKEALAMGLPTIAVLPSSLDNIYPVSHRQIAKKIVACNGGLLTEYSMGSGIRNYFFVARNRIVAGLSDVTVVIEAKEKSGALLTAYYANSYHREVFALPGNVDNATVAGCHQLIKRNQAHLLTHMDDLAYIMNWNVEAVPKRDRYATYALTPAEKLILAQYQQTSDPIAIDVLLTATALPLGELHIALLSLELQGLLHALPGKRFTVARPLN, translated from the coding sequence ATGGTTTCCACTTTAGAAGAAAAGCACTATCGATTAGCGCTCTCTCTGGTTTCAGGCATAGGCAGTAGCCGATTAAAAAAATTGGTAGACCATTTTGGAACTGCTCAAGCGGTATGGAAGGCTGCTTACCATAGCCATTCGGTCATATCTCCTAACATAGCCAGGCAGATTGCAATGGAAGCAAATAATAAACTTTCTCAAGCAAAAGAAATATGCCAACTGCACGAAGCAGAAAATATTCAATTGCTTATTCCAGGAACCTTACTTTTTCCTAAGCGGTTGCTTGAATTACCAGATTGTCCTGCTTTGCTTTACTATCAAGGTAATACACTACTCAATAACAAGCGGATAATTAGCATAGTTGGCACAAGGCAGCTCTCTCTTTACGGACAAAGGATGATCGTTAAATTTTTAGAACAATTGCATCCGTATCAACCTTTGGTAGTGAGTGGGCTTGCCTATGGTACAGACATAAAAGTACATAAAGAAGCTTTAGCAATGGGGTTGCCCACAATAGCTGTGTTACCCAGTAGTTTAGACAATATCTATCCTGTTTCGCATAGGCAAATAGCTAAAAAAATAGTGGCATGTAATGGTGGACTGCTAACAGAATATTCTATGGGCAGCGGTATAAGGAATTACTTTTTTGTAGCACGCAATAGAATTGTCGCGGGGTTGTCAGATGTGACCGTAGTGATTGAGGCAAAAGAAAAAAGTGGTGCATTGCTTACGGCTTATTATGCCAATAGCTACCATCGGGAGGTGTTTGCCCTTCCAGGCAATGTTGACAATGCTACGGTTGCAGGATGCCATCAATTGATCAAGCGAAACCAAGCACATCTGTTGACACATATGGATGATTTGGCGTATATCATGAATTGGAATGTTGAAGCTGTACCCAAAAGGGATAGGTATGCAACGTACGCATTAACCCCTGCGGAAAAACTTATTCTAGCACAATATCAACAAACCTCTGACCCTATAGCAATAGATGTCCTTCTAACCGCTACAGCATTGCCGCTGGGAGAATTGCATATAGCC
- the rsmA gene encoding 16S rRNA (adenine(1518)-N(6)/adenine(1519)-N(6))-dimethyltransferase RsmA encodes MRMISAVRAKKSLGQHFLKDPAVAQRIVNLLTAERCQHTVLEVGPGTGSLTDFLLQKAIAKLYLIEIDQDLIFHLKEKYVSLNNEIIAADFLAYSLSEQFKDTRLTIIGNFPYYISSQIFFKILHNRQIVEEVVGMVQKEVAERLVAQAGNKRYGILSVLLQAFYTLEYCFTVPREAFFPSPRVDSAVITMHRNKVSELACNEQSFFQIVKSAFQQRRKKLRNALHAYHPNRLHAAQMFLDKRAEALSVAEFIQLTNILDSQ; translated from the coding sequence ATGCGCATGATCTCTGCTGTAAGAGCTAAAAAATCATTGGGGCAGCATTTCTTAAAGGATCCTGCTGTAGCACAGCGCATTGTCAATTTGTTGACTGCTGAAAGGTGCCAGCATACTGTCCTAGAGGTAGGTCCAGGTACCGGTAGTTTAACAGATTTCCTATTACAAAAGGCTATTGCTAAACTCTACCTTATAGAAATAGATCAAGATCTTATTTTTCATTTAAAGGAGAAATATGTTTCCCTAAATAATGAGATCATAGCAGCAGATTTTTTGGCCTATTCCTTATCAGAACAATTTAAGGATACGCGCTTAACCATTATTGGAAACTTTCCTTACTATATTTCTTCTCAAATTTTTTTTAAGATACTACATAATCGTCAGATAGTAGAGGAAGTAGTAGGAATGGTACAGAAGGAAGTCGCAGAACGTTTGGTTGCACAAGCTGGGAACAAGCGTTATGGAATCCTTAGTGTTTTGTTGCAGGCATTCTATACCCTCGAATACTGTTTTACAGTTCCTAGAGAGGCTTTTTTTCCCTCTCCTAGGGTGGACTCTGCTGTGATTACCATGCACCGTAATAAGGTAAGCGAACTGGCTTGCAATGAACAATCTTTTTTTCAAATAGTAAAAAGTGCTTTTCAACAACGCCGGAAAAAATTGCGTAATGCATTGCATGCCTACCATCCCAATCGCTTACATGCTGCACAGATGTTTCTAGATAAACGGGCAGAAGCGCTAAGTGTGGCTGAATTTATTCAATTAACCAATATATTAGATTCTCAATAG
- a CDS encoding helix-turn-helix domain-containing protein, protein MCHRGKIIESVVRRSGISISVLAAKMGISRNTLYNRFKEKNLSYDFILALGAVVHYNFAVEFPEMRVDSSSLDDIRAELWRVERKYKNLLEKYNHLLKFLLKKSQDTDQHALHKKIKDFINSSSF, encoded by the coding sequence ATGTGCCATAGAGGTAAGATTATTGAAAGTGTGGTAAGAAGGAGTGGAATTTCCATTTCAGTGTTAGCTGCTAAAATGGGCATTAGTAGGAATACGCTCTATAACAGATTTAAGGAGAAGAATTTAAGTTACGATTTTATCCTAGCTTTAGGTGCGGTTGTGCATTATAATTTTGCAGTAGAATTTCCTGAGATGCGTGTAGATAGCTCATCGTTAGATGATATACGTGCAGAATTATGGAGGGTTGAAAGGAAATACAAAAATCTGTTAGAGAAATACAATCACTTATTAAAATTTTTGCTCAAAAAATCGCAAGATACCGACCAGCATGCTTTGCATAAAAAAATTAAGGATTTCATTAATTCTTCTTCCTTTTAA
- the lipB gene encoding lipoyl(octanoyl) transferase LipB — protein MIRNKAIGIKSLGLISYETAYRIQELYYKNILEKKKNGFANYSGQCSPNYLLFCEHPPTYTIGSSGSTEQLLVDTVVLKKQSIALYQTNRGGGITYHGPGQLIAYFIIDLENFFTSIDRYLRLLEEAVIETLAYFHIIATQLPGLTGVWIKAANTQPHLDSKICSIGIRVSRWITMHGLALNVNNDLEPFKQIIPCGISTKKVTSIQQEIQRTTCIKRVTAVLEKIILEKFYYS, from the coding sequence GTGATACGAAATAAAGCAATAGGCATTAAAAGCTTAGGATTGATTAGCTATGAAACAGCATACCGCATTCAGGAGTTATATTATAAAAACATTCTTGAGAAGAAAAAAAATGGTTTTGCCAACTATTCGGGGCAGTGTTCTCCTAATTATTTGCTATTCTGTGAGCACCCTCCTACTTACACCATTGGAAGCAGTGGTTCTACAGAACAGCTGTTGGTAGACACCGTTGTATTAAAAAAGCAATCTATTGCTTTATACCAAACCAATAGGGGAGGAGGTATTACTTACCATGGGCCAGGTCAATTAATTGCCTATTTTATTATTGATCTAGAAAATTTTTTTACAAGTATAGATCGTTATCTCCGCTTATTAGAGGAGGCAGTCATAGAAACACTTGCTTATTTTCATATTATAGCTACACAATTACCTGGGCTAACAGGCGTATGGATAAAAGCAGCGAACACCCAACCACATCTTGACAGCAAGATTTGTTCCATTGGCATTAGAGTAAGCCGATGGATAACAATGCATGGGCTTGCTTTAAACGTAAACAATGATTTAGAGCCTTTTAAGCAAATCATACCTTGTGGTATTTCAACTAAAAAAGTAACTTCTATACAACAAGAAATACAAAGAACTACCTGTATAAAAAGGGTAACTGCTGTTTTAGAAAAAATTATTTTGGAGAAATTTTATTATAGCTAG
- a CDS encoding DUF2905 domain-containing protein has protein sequence MQKIIIYLGCFIMVIGFVWPFLSHIKIGQLPGDILFKRPSFTFYFPITTCLLLSLIWMLIAWLLKITK, from the coding sequence ATGCAAAAAATAATTATATATCTAGGTTGCTTTATTATGGTCATTGGTTTTGTTTGGCCTTTTCTATCCCATATTAAAATAGGACAGCTACCAGGTGATATCCTCTTTAAAAGGCCCTCTTTTACTTTCTACTTTCCTATTACAACTTGCCTTTTGCTAAGTTTAATTTGGATGTTAATTGCTTGGCTTTTAAAAATAACTAAGTGA